ATATAGCTCCGGAAATACAGTCAGATTCGGCCATAAAGGAAAGTATAGAGAAATACTACTCACCATATGCAACCCTCAACTCCCATGCAGTACGAAGAAAGAAGAGATACCCTGAAGATATAAGAACTGAATTTTCCCGCGATTGTGACAGAATTATTCACTCACGGGCATATTCAAGATATATCGACAAAACACAGGTGTTCTATCTTGTATCAAACGATCACATAACGCACAGGGCGCTGCATGTACAGATTGTATCAAGAATAGGCAGAACTATAGGCAGAAGGTTAAGGCTGAATGAAGACCTGATTGAGGCTATCGCCACCGGACATGACATCGGGCACCCTCCATACGGACATACGGGAGAGAAAATACTCTCTGAACTCAGTGAAAAACATGGATCTAAAAAATTCATGCATAATGTGCAGAGTGTAAGATTTCTTGACCTGATTGAAGATTCTGACCTCACACTTCAGGTACTTGACGGAATATTATGCCACGACGGAGAATCAAACCAGGGAAGGCTCTCATACAGCAGATATTCCTCATGGGAGATATATGACGAAAAACTGTCTGATGCACAGAAAGACGGCCATAAGGGCAGTCATCTCTATCCTTCCACACCGGAA
The sequence above is a segment of the Methanoplanus limicola DSM 2279 genome. Coding sequences within it:
- a CDS encoding deoxyguanosinetriphosphate triphosphohydrolase family protein, which encodes MNNRQNIAPEIQSDSAIKESIEKYYSPYATLNSHAVRRKKRYPEDIRTEFSRDCDRIIHSRAYSRYIDKTQVFYLVSNDHITHRALHVQIVSRIGRTIGRRLRLNEDLIEAIATGHDIGHPPYGHTGEKILSELSEKHGSKKFMHNVQSVRFLDLIEDSDLTLQVLDGILCHDGESNQGRLSYSRYSSWEIYDEKLSDAQKDGHKGSHLYPSTPEGCVVRLADTIAYIGRDIQDAIEIGLLPADVSLPDSATEVLGCDNRTIVNSLIMDLIENSRAGNQNSVRVPADRYDEDLNTIGYSDRTAGALRELKEFNYKNIYNNKKLTSQKKKIEFMYEFLFETYLDDLENGNKKSRIYKEYIETDGKNPDYLRNASPPEIVSDYIAGMTDGYFERRFTETVIPKRIIGKF